In the genome of Marinomonas algicola, the window CATATGGGAGAAAAACAATACAAAAACACTCATTATTGGCCACTCGTTAGGCGGCTCTTTAGCGCCAAAATTGGCCGTGGATTATCCCGAGTACATCGAAGGTGTATTAATATTAGCGGGGGATGTAGGCCCAAAACTAGCAGAAGCTCGCTGGTTTAACTTCGCATTGGATATTTTACCTGAACAGTGGGTACCTAAATTTTGGTACAACGCCAATCAAGAAGTGCTTGAATTAATGCCGGAACTCGAAAAATTACAAAATCAATACAGCAAACTGGACATTCCTGTAACCTTCTTACAAGGCACTAACGATGATCTAGTAAGGCCCCAAAATGCCGAGTTTGCGCAATCTTTATTTCCAAGAATTAACGTTGTTTGGTTAGATGGAGCAAGCCATATCATCAACTTAACGCATGAAAAAGAAGTTAAAAAAGCCATCCAAACGTTTTATCAGTAACACTCGTTTGTACAATAGTTCAAATCAGTACATAAAATAATGCTATCTAAGTAGGAAATATGACCCCTAAATATGAGCCTTTCGACGCTATTTTTAATAGAGCCGCGACTAGACATAATGGTGAAGCATTTTTAAAACAAAGCTTATCCTATCCACTAACGTCCAATGAACTCGGTCGCATTAGCGATGATCGCTGGCTCGCGGCCATGACACAGAAAATTTTCCAATCCGGTATTAACTGGCAAGTAGTAAGAAATAAATGGGAGGGGTTTGAAGACGTTTTTTTTGGATTTGACATCGAAAAGATGACGCTTATTCCCGATGAAATGTGGGAAGAGAAAGCGAAAGATATCCGAATCATTCGTAATCTAGAAAAAGTGCTTACTATTCGAGACAATGCCCTAATGATGTACGAAGCACAACAAGAACATGGTTCTTTTGCCAAACTCATTGCCGATTGGCCAAGTTCCGATATTACCAATCTATGGCGTTACTTAAAAAAA includes:
- a CDS encoding DNA-3-methyladenine glycosylase I; the protein is MTPKYEPFDAIFNRAATRHNGEAFLKQSLSYPLTSNELGRISDDRWLAAMTQKIFQSGINWQVVRNKWEGFEDVFFGFDIEKMTLIPDEMWEEKAKDIRIIRNLEKVLTIRDNALMMYEAQQEHGSFAKLIADWPSSDITNLWRYLKKHGKRLGGNTGPYSLRVMGKDTFLLTRDVEGYLRNRGIISTGRDTQAALLSAQAAFNHWHDESGLPYCQISQCIAFSVNA
- a CDS encoding alpha/beta fold hydrolase, with protein sequence MKIWFIIILCLALSACSSQKSEIDKNAEIAKRVAQTPNLILQHTIKAEHYQLHYVSNGNATKPNILFIHGTPGSWSSFARYFEDPDLMRDYNINALDRPGWGKSSYPTNHFPKSLSEQSVLIGPLLKDIWEKNNTKTLIIGHSLGGSLAPKLAVDYPEYIEGVLILAGDVGPKLAEARWFNFALDILPEQWVPKFWYNANQEVLELMPELEKLQNQYSKLDIPVTFLQGTNDDLVRPQNAEFAQSLFPRINVVWLDGASHIINLTHEKEVKKAIQTFYQ